From Candidatus Palauibacter soopunensis, one genomic window encodes:
- a CDS encoding SOS response-associated peptidase: MCGRFSLQTPVPDLAELFEADPSRLEEWSARYNVAPTDEVIALRRGAAGRELVPLRWGLIPNWTEDLASLLPLINARSESLETRRAFRDLVIDRRCAILADGFYEWRKEGGLKQPYFIRRRDRKPMALAGLWDVWRGPDGRIPSCTIVTTDANALLEPLHDRMPVIIEGEGAQMWLDLDISERTMEPLRPFAEEALEVFAVSRRVNRVAVDDAACAEPRSAPIREAPGWRERPPVGDAPPDQLGFF, from the coding sequence ATGTGCGGACGATTCAGCCTTCAGACCCCGGTCCCGGACCTGGCTGAACTCTTCGAGGCCGATCCTTCGCGGCTCGAGGAATGGTCCGCCCGCTACAACGTGGCGCCCACGGACGAGGTCATCGCGCTCAGGCGGGGCGCCGCCGGACGAGAGCTCGTTCCCCTTCGCTGGGGGCTGATCCCGAACTGGACCGAGGATCTCGCGTCACTCCTGCCGCTGATCAACGCCCGCTCCGAGTCGCTCGAAACGAGGCGCGCGTTTCGAGACCTCGTGATCGACCGGCGCTGCGCCATCCTCGCCGACGGCTTCTACGAATGGCGGAAGGAGGGCGGTCTGAAGCAGCCGTACTTCATCCGGCGCCGGGACCGGAAGCCGATGGCGCTCGCGGGCCTGTGGGACGTGTGGCGGGGACCGGACGGCAGGATCCCCTCCTGCACGATCGTCACGACGGACGCGAACGCGCTGCTCGAGCCGCTCCACGACCGCATGCCGGTCATCATCGAGGGCGAGGGCGCGCAGATGTGGCTCGATCTCGACATCTCCGAGCGCACCATGGAACCGCTCCGGCCGTTCGCCGAGGAGGCACTGGAGGTGTTCGCGGTCAGCCGCCGGGTCAACCGCGTCGCCGTGGACGATGCGGCGTGCGCGGAGCCGCGCAGCGCCCCGATCCGGGAGGCACCGGGCTGGCGCGAGCGCCCCCCGGTGGGCGACGCGCCCCCCGACCAGCTCGGGTTCTTCTGA
- a CDS encoding nitrilase-related carbon-nitrogen hydrolase, protein MKIALVQQSAGPDRARNLERALDAMGRAASEGADLVAFPELAIDRFFPQRPDDPGAAEIAEPIPGPTCDRIAARAAELGLVTVFNQYELGPDGRCYDSTPVFDADGSLLGVTRMMHITEYACFHEQHYYAKGDTDALVYDTAVGRVGVAICYDRHYPEYMRRLGERGAQLVVIPQAGAVGEWPEGLFEAELRVAAFQNGYFAALANRVGAEPRLTFAGESFVVDPEGVVLARAPEGEEAMLYADVDLSRCATSTARRLFWRDRRPDVYARWTESLAAASSVPGR, encoded by the coding sequence ATGAAAATCGCACTTGTACAGCAATCGGCGGGACCCGACCGCGCCCGCAACCTCGAACGCGCGCTCGACGCGATGGGACGCGCCGCGTCGGAGGGCGCCGATCTCGTGGCGTTCCCCGAACTCGCGATCGACCGCTTCTTCCCGCAGCGGCCGGACGACCCCGGCGCCGCGGAGATCGCGGAGCCGATCCCGGGTCCGACCTGCGACCGAATCGCGGCGCGCGCCGCCGAACTCGGCCTCGTCACGGTGTTCAACCAGTACGAACTCGGGCCCGACGGACGGTGCTACGACAGCACCCCCGTCTTCGACGCGGATGGCTCGCTGCTCGGGGTGACGCGGATGATGCACATCACCGAGTACGCGTGCTTCCACGAACAGCACTACTACGCGAAGGGCGACACCGACGCGCTCGTCTACGACACCGCCGTCGGACGCGTGGGGGTCGCGATCTGCTACGACCGCCACTATCCCGAGTACATGCGGCGCCTCGGGGAACGTGGGGCGCAGCTCGTCGTCATCCCGCAGGCGGGCGCGGTCGGAGAGTGGCCCGAGGGGCTGTTCGAGGCCGAGTTGCGCGTGGCGGCGTTCCAGAACGGCTACTTCGCGGCGCTGGCCAACCGCGTCGGCGCGGAGCCCCGCCTCACCTTCGCCGGAGAGTCCTTCGTCGTCGATCCGGAGGGCGTCGTCCTCGCGCGGGCGCCGGAAGGAGAAGAGGCGATGCTCTACGCCGACGTGGACCTCTCGCGGTGCGCGACCTCGACCGCCCGCCGGCTGTTCTGGCGCGACCGGCGCCCCGACGTGTACGCGCGCTGGACCGAGAGCCTCGCCGCGGCGTCGTCCGTCCCCGGCCGCTGA
- a CDS encoding alpha/beta hydrolase, whose protein sequence is MELLIVVVALVGLMAVVRLFMPRIVPFFVFYPETLQPHETHPRYWGFPQATEVRIPTEDGIELHAWWFPADPPEGRGTAIYFHGNAGHLGDRGTVAAALSNLGLDVLLPDYRGYGASEGKPSEEGLYADARAAYRWLVDERGVDPERLLPLGNSLGSSVAAELAVSRPVAGVVLLGPFTDTAAIARHRLSWLPDWYLDWVHNRFDTLERALRLEVPTFVAAGEEDRVIPPGQSREVFEALQGPRRWLEIPGAGHNDIFSHEALWRELHRFTRDVLSSGLHDDSVSP, encoded by the coding sequence GTGGAACTCCTCATCGTCGTGGTCGCCCTCGTCGGCCTGATGGCCGTCGTCCGTCTCTTCATGCCCCGGATCGTCCCCTTCTTCGTCTTCTATCCGGAGACGCTGCAGCCGCACGAGACCCATCCGCGATACTGGGGATTCCCGCAGGCCACGGAGGTCCGCATCCCGACCGAGGACGGGATCGAACTGCACGCGTGGTGGTTTCCGGCGGACCCACCGGAAGGGCGCGGAACCGCGATCTACTTCCACGGCAACGCCGGGCACCTGGGAGATCGCGGAACGGTGGCGGCGGCGCTCTCGAACCTCGGACTCGACGTCCTCCTGCCCGACTATCGAGGCTACGGAGCGAGCGAAGGGAAGCCCTCGGAGGAAGGTCTCTACGCCGACGCGAGGGCGGCGTACCGGTGGCTGGTGGACGAGCGGGGCGTCGATCCCGAGCGTCTCCTTCCCCTCGGGAACTCCCTCGGAAGCTCCGTGGCGGCGGAACTCGCGGTGAGTCGGCCGGTGGCCGGCGTCGTCCTCCTCGGGCCGTTCACGGATACCGCGGCTATCGCCCGGCACCGCCTGTCGTGGCTCCCGGATTGGTATCTGGACTGGGTGCACAACCGTTTCGACACGCTGGAGCGGGCGCTGCGCCTCGAGGTGCCGACGTTCGTGGCCGCCGGCGAGGAGGACCGGGTCATTCCGCCCGGCCAGAGCCGGGAGGTCTTCGAGGCGCTCCAGGGACCCCGCCGCTGGCTCGAGATCCCGGGGGCGGGGCATAACGACATCTTCTCGCACGAAGCGCTATGGCGGGAACTCCACCGCTTCACCCGCGACGTCCTTTCGAGCGGACTTCACGACGACTCGGTATCGCCCTGA
- the nudC gene encoding NAD(+) diphosphatase — translation MAGEGHRRPNPFAGGGLDRATHLRADPRWLSDRLSDPSSRIVPVWRERSLVVQTTRETGAEADGLAYEPVLLPPEVAASASEPSGEWIFLGLEGGHDGGRALFATDVSGDAGDATEGPPSDSPLDGAGEFLDLRGVGAMLGQGDGSLLAYARAIVTWSRRHRFCGTCGCPTRPAQGGHVRRCGEETCGAEHFPRTDPAIIVLVTDGDRCLLGRKDIWPEGVYSTLAGFVEPGESLSEAVVREVREESGIEVGSVRYRSSQPWPFPASLMLGFRAERVGGELTVARQELVDARWFERADFARRREIGLRLPGRVSISRRLIEDWLAG, via the coding sequence GTGGCGGGGGAGGGCCACCGGAGACCGAACCCCTTCGCGGGCGGCGGCCTCGACCGCGCCACCCATCTGCGGGCCGACCCCCGGTGGCTCTCCGACCGGCTGTCCGATCCTTCGTCCCGCATCGTCCCCGTGTGGCGCGAACGCAGCCTCGTGGTCCAGACGACGCGGGAAACCGGAGCGGAAGCCGACGGCTTGGCCTATGAGCCGGTACTCCTTCCGCCAGAAGTCGCCGCTTCCGCCTCGGAACCGTCCGGGGAATGGATCTTTCTCGGACTCGAAGGGGGACACGACGGAGGCCGCGCACTGTTCGCCACCGATGTGTCCGGCGACGCCGGGGATGCCACGGAAGGGCCGCCCTCCGACAGCCCGCTCGACGGGGCGGGGGAGTTCCTCGATCTCCGCGGCGTGGGGGCGATGCTGGGGCAGGGAGACGGCTCCCTCCTGGCCTACGCCCGGGCGATCGTCACCTGGAGCCGCCGGCACCGCTTCTGCGGCACGTGCGGCTGCCCGACCCGCCCTGCGCAGGGTGGGCACGTCCGGCGGTGCGGCGAAGAAACGTGCGGAGCGGAGCATTTTCCCCGCACGGATCCAGCCATCATCGTGCTCGTGACCGATGGAGACCGCTGCCTGCTGGGGCGGAAGGACATCTGGCCGGAGGGCGTCTACTCCACGCTGGCCGGCTTCGTGGAGCCGGGCGAGAGCCTGTCGGAAGCCGTCGTCCGGGAGGTCCGCGAGGAGTCGGGGATCGAAGTGGGCTCGGTCCGCTATCGCTCGTCCCAGCCGTGGCCCTTCCCGGCGTCGCTGATGCTCGGCTTTCGGGCCGAGCGCGTGGGCGGCGAACTGACCGTCGCGCGGCAGGAACTCGTCGATGCGCGCTGGTTCGAGCGCGCCGACTTCGCCCGCCGGCGCGAGATCGGCCTCCGGCTCCCGGGTCGCGTGTCGATCTCTCGCCGCCTGATCGAGGACTGGCTCGCCGGCTAG
- a CDS encoding SRPBCC domain-containing protein, which yields MTPLEAINRTIELDASPARVWVALADPDGLGSWFPDRVEGLAPEEGSQGWLVWDNHGRYAIAIEWLEAGRRLVWRWARKPETPLEGGYNTTVEWSLIEREGGGTILRLVESGFRTESDRQDNVGGWEHELGELVDYLTTG from the coding sequence TTGACTCCACTCGAAGCGATCAACCGGACGATCGAGCTGGACGCCTCGCCCGCGCGCGTGTGGGTGGCGCTGGCCGACCCCGACGGGCTGGGCTCGTGGTTCCCCGACCGGGTGGAGGGACTCGCGCCGGAAGAGGGGTCACAGGGCTGGCTCGTGTGGGACAATCACGGGCGGTACGCCATCGCGATCGAGTGGCTGGAGGCCGGGCGCCGACTCGTGTGGCGCTGGGCCCGGAAGCCCGAGACCCCGCTCGAGGGCGGTTACAACACGACCGTCGAATGGTCGCTCATCGAACGCGAAGGCGGCGGGACGATCCTGCGCCTGGTCGAGAGCGGCTTCCGGACCGAGAGCGACCGCCAGGACAACGTCGGCGGCTGGGAACACGAACTCGGCGAACTCGTCGACTACCTCACGACCGGCTAG
- a CDS encoding glycine cleavage T C-terminal barrel domain-containing protein produces MTDTFDMALIQRGARLRRSPYFEATLRDGCRSYTVYNHMFLPTRYDDLHVEYEKLLNGVTVWDVSVERQVEITGPDAFEFTNLLTPRDLSKCAVGQGKYVLIGAADGGIVNDPVLLRLGENHFWLALADSDVLLYAKGIALNAGLDVEICEPDVSPMQVQGPKSKEVVRRLFGEDVLKLRYYWFLETDLDGIPVVVTRTGWSGEVGYEIYLRDGSRGVELWDRVMEAGRDLGISPTGPSDIRRIEAGILNYGIDMTLDTNPYEVGLGWQVDFEQEGDFIGREALARIAEEGPRRLLAGIEISGAPLDLNMNRWPVSRDGAAIGFVTSAVHSPRLGRNIGYALVPAASGELGTRLSVATPDGERDATVVPRPFVDPGKDIPKS; encoded by the coding sequence ATGACCGATACTTTCGACATGGCCTTGATCCAGCGCGGGGCGCGGCTCCGCCGCTCGCCGTACTTCGAGGCCACCCTCCGGGACGGCTGCCGGAGCTACACGGTCTACAACCACATGTTTCTCCCGACGCGCTACGACGATCTGCACGTGGAGTACGAGAAGCTCCTGAACGGCGTCACGGTGTGGGACGTGAGCGTCGAGCGGCAGGTGGAGATCACGGGGCCTGACGCCTTCGAGTTCACGAACCTGCTCACCCCCAGGGACCTGTCGAAGTGCGCCGTCGGGCAGGGCAAGTACGTCCTCATCGGCGCCGCGGACGGGGGCATCGTGAACGATCCGGTGCTGCTGCGCCTGGGCGAGAACCACTTCTGGCTCGCGCTGGCGGACAGCGATGTGCTGCTGTACGCGAAGGGGATCGCGCTCAACGCCGGCCTCGACGTCGAGATCTGCGAGCCGGACGTGTCGCCGATGCAGGTGCAGGGTCCGAAGTCAAAGGAGGTCGTGCGCCGGCTGTTCGGAGAGGACGTCCTCAAGCTCCGCTACTACTGGTTCCTGGAGACGGACCTGGACGGCATCCCGGTCGTCGTGACCCGCACGGGGTGGAGCGGCGAGGTCGGTTACGAGATCTACCTCAGGGACGGAAGCCGGGGCGTCGAACTCTGGGACCGTGTGATGGAGGCGGGACGCGATCTGGGCATCTCTCCCACGGGTCCGTCGGACATCCGCCGCATCGAAGCCGGCATCCTCAACTACGGCATCGACATGACGCTCGACACGAACCCCTACGAGGTCGGGCTCGGCTGGCAGGTCGACTTCGAGCAGGAGGGCGACTTCATCGGCCGCGAGGCACTGGCCCGTATCGCCGAGGAGGGGCCCCGGCGGCTCCTCGCGGGCATCGAGATTTCGGGCGCCCCGCTCGACCTGAACATGAACCGCTGGCCGGTGAGCCGGGACGGAGCGGCGATCGGCTTCGTGACCTCGGCCGTCCACTCGCCCCGTCTCGGGCGCAACATCGGCTACGCCCTGGTGCCGGCCGCCTCCGGAGAACTGGGTACGCGCCTCAGCGTGGCGACACCGGACGGAGAACGCGACGCGACGGTCGTGCCCCGGCCTTTCGTGGATCCGGGCAAAGACATCCCGAAGTCCTAG
- a CDS encoding aminotransferase class V-fold PLP-dependent enzyme, translating to MPTRRRFLARLGGSAAAAGAMTVVPAKWSTAVAAARDLSHTPGSPEEIARDEEFWIEIQKAFTTDRSLVNLNNGGVSPTPAHVLEAMKRDLDFANQIPVYNGWQILEPQREGVRARLARQWDVDPEEVAITRNASEGLQILQNGYDLERGDEVVTTTQDYGRMITTFQQRERREGIVMKQFKIPIPAEDPAEVVRLFEEQITDRTRLILMCHMINITGQILPVREVVEMARGYDIPVIVDGAHSLAHHDFTLSDLNCDNYAVSLHKWLHAPVGTGLLYVRRDKIPEIWPLQAAAESRDDDIRKFEAIGTHPEANFLAIGEALTFHQLVGGERKEARLVHLRNYWAEQLLQHDRVRLNTSLKPGFACGIANVQVEGIDTSTLRNWLWNKHRIFTVGINHAEFTGLRISPSTYTTLEELDRFVDAMTRAIKHGIPA from the coding sequence ATGCCCACCCGCCGACGATTCCTCGCCCGCCTCGGGGGCTCCGCCGCTGCCGCGGGGGCCATGACCGTCGTTCCCGCGAAGTGGAGCACCGCGGTCGCGGCGGCCCGCGACCTGTCCCATACCCCGGGCTCCCCGGAGGAGATCGCGCGGGACGAGGAGTTCTGGATCGAGATCCAGAAGGCGTTCACGACCGACCGTTCCCTCGTCAACCTCAACAACGGGGGCGTGAGCCCGACGCCCGCCCACGTGCTCGAGGCGATGAAGCGGGATCTCGACTTCGCGAACCAGATCCCGGTCTACAACGGGTGGCAGATCCTGGAGCCGCAGCGGGAGGGCGTCCGCGCCCGGCTCGCCCGGCAGTGGGACGTGGACCCCGAGGAGGTCGCAATCACGCGCAACGCGTCCGAAGGCCTCCAGATCCTCCAGAACGGGTACGACCTGGAGCGCGGCGACGAGGTCGTGACGACGACTCAGGACTACGGGCGCATGATTACGACGTTCCAGCAGCGCGAGCGCCGCGAGGGGATCGTCATGAAGCAGTTCAAGATCCCGATTCCCGCCGAGGATCCGGCGGAGGTCGTTCGGCTGTTCGAGGAGCAGATCACCGACCGCACGCGGCTCATCCTCATGTGCCACATGATCAACATCACCGGACAGATCCTCCCGGTGCGCGAGGTAGTGGAGATGGCGCGCGGCTACGACATCCCGGTCATCGTGGACGGCGCACATTCACTTGCGCACCATGACTTTACCCTATCCGATCTAAACTGCGACAACTATGCGGTCAGCCTCCACAAGTGGCTCCATGCCCCGGTCGGGACCGGCCTCCTCTACGTGCGGCGGGACAAGATTCCCGAGATCTGGCCGCTGCAGGCCGCGGCGGAGAGCCGCGACGACGACATCCGGAAGTTCGAGGCGATCGGCACGCACCCCGAGGCCAACTTCCTCGCCATCGGGGAAGCGCTCACCTTCCACCAGCTCGTCGGCGGCGAGCGCAAGGAGGCGCGGCTCGTCCACCTGCGGAACTACTGGGCCGAGCAACTCCTCCAGCACGACCGCGTGAGGTTGAACACGAGCCTCAAGCCGGGCTTCGCGTGCGGGATCGCGAACGTCCAGGTCGAGGGGATCGATACGAGCACGCTCCGCAACTGGCTGTGGAACAAACACCGGATCTTCACGGTCGGCATCAACCACGCCGAGTTCACGGGCCTGCGAATCTCCCCATCCACGTACACGACGCTCGAGGAACTGGACCGCTTCGTGGACGCGATGACCCGCGCGATAAAGCACGGCATCCCCGCCTGA